A window of the Nitrososphaerota archaeon genome harbors these coding sequences:
- a CDS encoding Gfo/Idh/MocA family oxidoreductase gives MNRNINIGIIGAGKIGTLHAKNVALYTNAKVLAIADVNKIAAENLAKQIGAKKVYSSYEDLIKDKDIDAVVISLPNNLHYEVSIAAIEANKHVFCEKPLCLNIKEAEEIVNKVEKYKVKYQVGYNRRFDPSYEKAKELIDKGYLGKILIANSNTFDPEPHSGWEANEDLSGGILFTTCSHDFDLLYWLIGSEVNRVYVESRGKFGKNESLICFLSFKNDALGVVSTIETCSYGHDVKTEIIGDKAAIRIEKPSSTFIKIMDKNGIHNDYPYWFIERFEESYIKEIQDFVKCIIENKEPRVSAKDGMYIVKISQAAKESKQKGKPTILE, from the coding sequence ATGAATAGAAATATTAATATAGGAATAATTGGAGCAGGTAAAATAGGAACCCTTCATGCAAAAAATGTAGCATTATATACAAATGCGAAAGTTTTAGCTATAGCTGATGTAAATAAAATAGCTGCAGAAAATTTAGCAAAACAAATCGGAGCAAAGAAAGTTTATTCTTCTTATGAAGATTTAATAAAAGATAAAGATATAGATGCTGTTGTTATTTCTTTACCAAATAATTTACATTATGAAGTATCTATTGCTGCTATTGAAGCTAATAAACATGTTTTTTGTGAAAAACCTTTATGTTTAAATATTAAAGAAGCTGAAGAAATAGTTAATAAAGTAGAAAAATACAAAGTAAAATATCAAGTAGGATATAATAGAAGATTTGATCCTTCATATGAAAAAGCAAAAGAATTAATTGATAAAGGTTACTTAGGAAAAATTTTAATTGCAAATTCAAATACTTTTGATCCTGAGCCACACTCAGGATGGGAAGCAAATGAAGACCTTAGTGGTGGAATACTTTTTACAACTTGTAGCCATGATTTTGATTTATTATATTGGTTAATAGGATCAGAAGTAAATAGAGTATATGTTGAATCTAGAGGTAAATTTGGAAAAAATGAAAGCTTAATATGCTTTTTATCTTTTAAGAATGATGCTTTAGGAGTGGTAAGCACGATTGAAACATGCTCTTATGGACATGATGTAAAAACAGAAATAATAGGAGATAAAGCAGCAATTAGAATAGAAAAACCATCTTCAACTTTTATTAAAATTATGGATAAGAATGGTATACACAATGATTATCCATATTGGTTTATAGAAAGATTTGAAGAATCTTATATTAAAGAAATACAAGATTTTGTAAAATGTATCATAGAAAATAAAGAACCA